A window of Candidatus Thorarchaeota archaeon contains these coding sequences:
- a CDS encoding leucine-rich repeat domain-containing protein, producing MADMFIAYTTAAGIDKKVEFDTDEEVMNLDLRDIAEIDLLPLVWAENLEVLCVRHNRIAELDLSPLSKCKKLEMLSLSDNLIKSIDLSPLSDCQNLTELALDMNPLESVDISPLFECPKLDELRIDDGVALKADLFLRSIGDWPQVLIDLYPRILWKASE from the coding sequence TTGGCGGATATGTTCATCGCCTATACCACGGCAGCAGGCATTGACAAGAAGGTAGAATTTGACACAGACGAGGAGGTCATGAACTTGGACCTTCGAGATATTGCAGAGATAGACCTATTGCCGCTCGTATGGGCTGAAAACTTGGAAGTACTGTGTGTCCGTCATAATAGAATAGCCGAATTGGACTTATCGCCTTTAAGCAAGTGCAAAAAGTTGGAGATGCTAAGTCTCTCTGATAATCTCATAAAGAGCATTGATCTTTCGCCTTTGAGTGATTGCCAGAACCTCACCGAGCTTGCGCTAGACATGAATCCACTAGAAAGCGTGGATATCTCACCATTGTTTGAATGTCCAAAACTAGACGAGCTAAGAATCGACGACGGAGTAGCATTGAAGGCAGATCTTTTCCTGCGTTCAATTGGAGATTGGCCACAGGTTCTTATCGACCTCTATCCCCGCATTCTATGGAAAGCATCGGAATAG
- a CDS encoding PAS domain-containing protein, translated as MNEDPLEDALRQMSADYLKHTLDAFPMEFSVIDADDKVLFWNQHESRIFRRPYGVLGRNVRNCHPEKSLDKVLEVIEALRSGERDHVDFWIDLPEDDEPRKLLIRYFAIRDDEGNYLGTLEATLNLTPLQSIAGENRLGDFK; from the coding sequence ATGAATGAAGACCCACTTGAAGATGCTCTGAGACAGATGTCTGCTGACTATCTTAAGCATACTCTGGATGCTTTCCCGATGGAATTCTCGGTCATCGATGCAGACGACAAGGTGCTATTCTGGAACCAACATGAATCTCGTATCTTCCGCAGACCATATGGTGTCCTTGGAAGAAACGTACGAAACTGCCATCCCGAGAAGAGCTTAGATAAGGTACTGGAAGTTATTGAAGCCCTGAGAAGTGGCGAACGTGATCATGTTGATTTTTGGATTGATCTTCCAGAGGATGATGAACCCCGAAAATTGTTGATTCGGTATTTCGCGATTAGAGATGACGAGGGCAATTATCTAGGAACTCTTGAAGCTACACTAAATCTAACGCCACTGCAGTCAATCGCGGGCGA